In a genomic window of Brassica rapa cultivar Chiifu-401-42 chromosome A10, CAAS_Brap_v3.01, whole genome shotgun sequence:
- the LOC103845315 gene encoding laccase-16 isoform X2, producing the protein MEIPRRFCVCILTLFVIFLLSPTTVHSIIRHYKFNVVMTNTTKLCSSKPIVTVNGQFPGPTIVAREDDTVLIKVVNHVKYNVSIHWHGVRQLRTGWADGPAYITQCPIQPRQNYLYNFTLTGQRGTLWWHAHILWLRATVHGAIVILPKLGVPYPFPKPYKEKTIVLAEWWKSDVEQLINEATKNGTAPNASDAHTINGHSGPISNCPSQSGYGLPVRPGKTYMLRIINAALNEELFFKIAGHKLTVVEVDAVYTKPYKTDTVLIAPGQTTNVLLTANANTGSKYMVAATTFMDAPISFDNVTATATLHYIGHTVSSSKKTVLASLPQPNATLVASKFIKSLRSLNSREYPAKVPTTVDHSLFFTVGLGANPCPSCNNGFRLVAGINNVTFTMPETALLQAHYFNISHVFTDDFPAKPSNPFNYTAPVDQSVNAATMTGTKLYRLPYNATVQIILQNTAMILSENHPFHLHGFNFFEVGRGLGNFNPEKDPKRFNLVDPVERNTVGVPAGGWTAIRFIADNPGT; encoded by the exons ATGGAGATTCCAAGACGATTTTGCGTATGCATCCTAACGCTTTTTGTTATCTTTCTTCTCTCGCCAACCACCGTTCACTCCATAATCCGACATTACAAATTTAAT GTGGTGATGACGAACACCACAAAGCTGTGCTCGTCGAAGCCTATTGTCACGGTTAACGGCCAATTTCCAGGTCCCACAATTGTTGCACGAGAAGACGACACCGTTTTGATCAAAGTAGTGAATCATGTCAAATACAACGTCTCCATCCATTG GCATGGTGTAAGGCAATTGAGGACAGGTTGGGCAGATGGACCGGCTTACATTACACAATGTCCTATCCAACCGCGGCAAAATTATCTTTATAATTTCACATTGACGGGCCAACGAGGAACCTTATGGTGGCATGCTCACATATTGTGGCTTCGGGCCACGGTGCATGGGGCCATTGTCATCTTGCCTAAGCTTGGTGTCCCATACCCTTTCCCCAAGCCCTACAAAGAGAAAACCATTGTTCTTG ctgAATGGTGGAAATCGGACGTGGAGCAACTTATCAACGAGGCTACAAAAAATGGAACAGCTCCTAACGCCTCTGATGCACATACCATCAATGGTCACTCCGGCCCCATCTCTAATTGTCCTTCCCAAA GTGGTTATGGTTTGCCGGTGAGACCAGGAAAGACATACATGTTACGGATCATCAACGCCGCACTAAACGAAGAGCTCTTCTTTAAAATCGCTGGTCACAAGTTAACCGTCGTAGAAGTTGATGCTGTTTATACCAAACCCTATAAAACCGACACCGTCCTCATCGCTCCGGGACAGACTACTAACGTTCTCTTAACAGCAAACGCAAACACTGGTTCCAAATACATGGTCGCCGCCACAACGTTTATGGACGCTCCCATCTCCTTCGACAACGTCACCGCCACAGCCACTCTCCACTACATCGGCCACACCGTTTCCTCCTCCAAGAAAACAGTCCTCGCTTCACTTCCGCAGCCAAACGCAACGTTGGTTGCGAGTAAATTCATAAAGTCGCTCAGGAGCTTGAACTCCCGTGAATATCCGGCTAAAGTTCCAACTACAGTTGATCACTCTTTGTTCTTCACGGTGGGTCTAGGCGCGAATCCTTGCCCGAGCTGCAACAACGGTTTTCGGTTAGTGGCTGGAATAAACAACGTAACGTTCACCATGCCTGAAACCGCTCTTCTACAAGCTCATTACTTCAATATTTCACACGTATTTACCGACGACTTTCCGGCCAAACCGTCTAATCCATTTAACTATACGGCACCAGTTGATCAAAGCGTTAATGCGGCGACGATGACAGGTACAAAGCTGTACCGGCTTCCTTACAACGCGACGGTGCAAATCATTCTACAAAATACGGCGATGATCTTGTCGGAGAACCATCCGTTTCATCTTCACGGGTTTAACTTCTTTGAGGTTGGTAGAGGTTTAGGGAATTTTAACCCGGAAAAGGATCCAAAGAGGTTTAACTTGGTGGATCCGGTTGAGAGAAACACCGTTGGTGTTCCAGCTGGTGGTTGGACAGCCATCAGATTCATCGCTGACAACCCAGGTACttga
- the LOC103845315 gene encoding laccase-16 isoform X1 has protein sequence MEIPRRFCVCILTLFVIFLLSPTTVHSIIRHYKFNVVMTNTTKLCSSKPIVTVNGQFPGPTIVAREDDTVLIKVVNHVKYNVSIHWHGVRQLRTGWADGPAYITQCPIQPRQNYLYNFTLTGQRGTLWWHAHILWLRATVHGAIVILPKLGVPYPFPKPYKEKTIVLAEWWKSDVEQLINEATKNGTAPNASDAHTINGHSGPISNCPSQSGYGLPVRPGKTYMLRIINAALNEELFFKIAGHKLTVVEVDAVYTKPYKTDTVLIAPGQTTNVLLTANANTGSKYMVAATTFMDAPISFDNVTATATLHYIGHTVSSSKKTVLASLPQPNATLVASKFIKSLRSLNSREYPAKVPTTVDHSLFFTVGLGANPCPSCNNGFRLVAGINNVTFTMPETALLQAHYFNISHVFTDDFPAKPSNPFNYTAPVDQSVNAATMTGTKLYRLPYNATVQIILQNTAMILSENHPFHLHGFNFFEVGRGLGNFNPEKDPKRFNLVDPVERNTVGVPAGGWTAIRFIADNPGVWFMHCHLEIHTTWGLKMAFVVDNGHGPDQSLLPPPADLPKC, from the exons ATGGAGATTCCAAGACGATTTTGCGTATGCATCCTAACGCTTTTTGTTATCTTTCTTCTCTCGCCAACCACCGTTCACTCCATAATCCGACATTACAAATTTAAT GTGGTGATGACGAACACCACAAAGCTGTGCTCGTCGAAGCCTATTGTCACGGTTAACGGCCAATTTCCAGGTCCCACAATTGTTGCACGAGAAGACGACACCGTTTTGATCAAAGTAGTGAATCATGTCAAATACAACGTCTCCATCCATTG GCATGGTGTAAGGCAATTGAGGACAGGTTGGGCAGATGGACCGGCTTACATTACACAATGTCCTATCCAACCGCGGCAAAATTATCTTTATAATTTCACATTGACGGGCCAACGAGGAACCTTATGGTGGCATGCTCACATATTGTGGCTTCGGGCCACGGTGCATGGGGCCATTGTCATCTTGCCTAAGCTTGGTGTCCCATACCCTTTCCCCAAGCCCTACAAAGAGAAAACCATTGTTCTTG ctgAATGGTGGAAATCGGACGTGGAGCAACTTATCAACGAGGCTACAAAAAATGGAACAGCTCCTAACGCCTCTGATGCACATACCATCAATGGTCACTCCGGCCCCATCTCTAATTGTCCTTCCCAAA GTGGTTATGGTTTGCCGGTGAGACCAGGAAAGACATACATGTTACGGATCATCAACGCCGCACTAAACGAAGAGCTCTTCTTTAAAATCGCTGGTCACAAGTTAACCGTCGTAGAAGTTGATGCTGTTTATACCAAACCCTATAAAACCGACACCGTCCTCATCGCTCCGGGACAGACTACTAACGTTCTCTTAACAGCAAACGCAAACACTGGTTCCAAATACATGGTCGCCGCCACAACGTTTATGGACGCTCCCATCTCCTTCGACAACGTCACCGCCACAGCCACTCTCCACTACATCGGCCACACCGTTTCCTCCTCCAAGAAAACAGTCCTCGCTTCACTTCCGCAGCCAAACGCAACGTTGGTTGCGAGTAAATTCATAAAGTCGCTCAGGAGCTTGAACTCCCGTGAATATCCGGCTAAAGTTCCAACTACAGTTGATCACTCTTTGTTCTTCACGGTGGGTCTAGGCGCGAATCCTTGCCCGAGCTGCAACAACGGTTTTCGGTTAGTGGCTGGAATAAACAACGTAACGTTCACCATGCCTGAAACCGCTCTTCTACAAGCTCATTACTTCAATATTTCACACGTATTTACCGACGACTTTCCGGCCAAACCGTCTAATCCATTTAACTATACGGCACCAGTTGATCAAAGCGTTAATGCGGCGACGATGACAGGTACAAAGCTGTACCGGCTTCCTTACAACGCGACGGTGCAAATCATTCTACAAAATACGGCGATGATCTTGTCGGAGAACCATCCGTTTCATCTTCACGGGTTTAACTTCTTTGAGGTTGGTAGAGGTTTAGGGAATTTTAACCCGGAAAAGGATCCAAAGAGGTTTAACTTGGTGGATCCGGTTGAGAGAAACACCGTTGGTGTTCCAGCTGGTGGTTGGACAGCCATCAGATTCATCGCTGACAACCCAG GGGTGTGGTTCATGCATTGTCACTTGGAAATCCATACAACTTGGGGACTAAAGATGGCATTCGTCGTGGACAACGGTCACGGTCCTGACCAGTCACTGCTTCCTCCACCCGCCGATCTTCCCAAATGCTAG